The Selenihalanaerobacter shriftii genome contains a region encoding:
- a CDS encoding ABC transporter substrate-binding protein has translation MMKRKSVLLLISLTLVLTLVVGCSGQPDSKQQTNQESTQKKEVTFGYVNWPGVTVKTEVAKQVLESLDYEVEKKALTQTVIFEGMKNDEIDAFLGNWLPTMKVNFKPYQEKGIVENVAVNLEEALYQTAVPKYVWEAGVKSMADLHKYADKFDHRVVGLEPGNDGNQIIINAIENNTYKLKDWELVSGSTAAMLSAVGKATKTKEWIAFHGWKPHWMNIKYDLKYLKDPEGIWGDNDRVYSAARPELKEGMPNFYKFLEQFKVNAQIQSKWILEYQKKGRPAEKVAQEWIKNNLDLVKEWVEGMETVDGNNAVETIEQQFK, from the coding sequence ATGATGAAAAGGAAAAGTGTATTATTACTTATTAGTTTAACTTTGGTACTTACTTTAGTAGTAGGATGTAGTGGACAACCTGATTCTAAACAACAAACTAATCAGGAGTCAACACAGAAGAAAGAGGTTACATTTGGTTATGTGAATTGGCCTGGTGTTACTGTTAAGACAGAAGTGGCTAAGCAGGTGTTAGAGTCTTTAGATTATGAAGTAGAGAAAAAGGCGTTGACACAAACTGTTATATTTGAAGGTATGAAAAATGATGAGATAGATGCTTTTTTAGGTAATTGGTTACCTACTATGAAGGTTAACTTTAAGCCTTATCAGGAGAAAGGTATAGTAGAAAATGTAGCAGTTAATCTGGAAGAAGCTCTTTATCAGACTGCTGTTCCAAAGTATGTTTGGGAAGCTGGAGTAAAATCTATGGCTGATTTGCATAAGTATGCTGATAAATTCGATCATAGAGTAGTTGGCCTCGAGCCTGGAAATGATGGAAACCAAATCATTATAAATGCTATAGAAAATAACACTTATAAATTAAAAGATTGGGAGTTAGTAAGTGGAAGTACAGCAGCTATGTTATCAGCTGTAGGTAAGGCTACTAAAACTAAAGAATGGATTGCATTTCATGGTTGGAAACCTCATTGGATGAATATTAAATATGATCTTAAGTATTTAAAAGATCCTGAAGGAATTTGGGGTGACAATGACAGAGTTTATTCTGCTGCTCGGCCAGAACTTAAAGAAGGAATGCCTAATTTCTATAAGTTTTTAGAGCAATTTAAAGTTAATGCTCAAATTCAAAGTAAATGGATCTTAGAATATCAAAAGAAAGGTCGACCTGCAGAAAAGGTTGCCCAAGAATGGATTAAGAATAATTTAGATTTAGTTAAAGAATGGGTAGAAGGTATGGAGACAGTAGATGGAAATAATGCAGTAGAGACTATAGAGCAACAATTTAAATAA